In one Rhodococcus sp. B50 genomic region, the following are encoded:
- a CDS encoding cytochrome P450, with protein sequence MPADPRVDWDPRSPAVQDDQIAAYDDMRRRCPVAHSRYGNWTVFRHADVVRILDNPATFSNRVSRHLSVPNGMDPPEHTPYRAVNDRYFTPERMRAFEPHCRDVARGLVEELGAGEIEIMSALAEPFANRIQCRFMGWPETLHEPLRRWARKNREASLALDREAMAAVAIEFDTYIREQLAERRVAPTHDVTSELLAEQVDGRTLSDEELVSLIRNWTVGELSTIAACVGIIVFFLASRPGVQSHLRAEPDRIRAACDEILRIHAPLIANRRRTTCDVVIADREIPADERIMVLWASANRDERVFGDPDEFRLDRDPGVNLLYGRGIHACPGAPLARLELTVLVEELLAAMTSVTAPTAVRPAYAAYPAGGFTKVPVSLLRR encoded by the coding sequence ATGCCTGCCGACCCGCGTGTCGACTGGGACCCTCGCTCGCCGGCCGTTCAGGACGATCAGATCGCCGCCTACGACGACATGCGCCGCAGGTGCCCCGTCGCCCACAGTCGGTACGGCAACTGGACCGTGTTCCGTCACGCGGACGTCGTGCGCATCCTCGATAACCCTGCGACCTTCAGCAATCGGGTCTCTCGGCATCTGTCGGTCCCGAACGGCATGGATCCGCCCGAACACACGCCGTACCGGGCGGTCAACGACCGATACTTCACGCCCGAGCGGATGCGCGCCTTCGAACCACACTGCCGCGATGTGGCACGCGGACTGGTCGAGGAGCTCGGCGCCGGGGAGATCGAGATCATGTCCGCTCTCGCCGAGCCGTTCGCGAACCGGATCCAGTGCCGTTTCATGGGCTGGCCCGAGACGTTGCACGAACCGTTACGCAGGTGGGCACGCAAGAACCGGGAGGCCTCCCTCGCGCTCGACCGGGAGGCGATGGCTGCGGTCGCCATCGAGTTCGACACCTACATCCGCGAACAGCTCGCCGAGCGCCGCGTGGCCCCCACGCACGACGTCACGTCCGAACTGCTCGCCGAGCAGGTCGACGGAAGGACGTTGTCCGACGAAGAACTCGTCTCCCTGATCCGCAATTGGACGGTCGGTGAGCTGAGCACCATAGCCGCGTGCGTCGGAATCATCGTCTTCTTCCTGGCATCACGTCCCGGCGTCCAGAGTCATCTGAGAGCCGAACCGGACCGGATCCGCGCTGCCTGCGACGAAATCCTGCGTATCCATGCGCCGCTGATCGCCAACCGCCGCCGAACGACCTGCGACGTCGTTATCGCCGACCGCGAGATTCCCGCGGACGAACGCATCATGGTGTTGTGGGCGTCGGCCAACCGCGACGAGAGGGTGTTCGGCGATCCCGACGAATTCAGGCTCGACCGAGACCCCGGTGTCAACCTGCTCTACGGTCGCGGCATCCACGCGTGTCCCGGCGCGCCGCTCGCCCGACTCGAACTCACCGTGCTTGTCGAGGAACTGCTCGCCGCGATGACGTCCGTCACCGCGCCGACTGCTGTCCGGCCGGCCTACGCCGCGTATCCGGCCGGTGGATTCACGAAGGTTCCGGTATCGCTCCTACGTCGATGA
- a CDS encoding oxidoreductase: MAVPNQTYAHLLSPGTIGPITLDNRVVMPAMDMNLCEDGEIEQGDIDHFVARAAGGTGLIVTGCCAVAYPAGCASTKEPGLSEDRFIPGLRALADAVHEAGSKLCVQMVHHGKVARIDTLQGRPQLVPSIPKPPSDMSAMADCTPAELQRMASVQGGVQAGYNEATESDIEWLVRMFAEAAGRVAVAGADAVEIHAAHNYVLGAFLSRYTNQRTDEYGGSLENRARLTCEVIRAVKAEVGDRLAVIVRLAGQEYGESEGLTVEESAAAAVLFEQAGADALHVTGTALNAFANFTDGPLPDKVGFYTADAEVIKRAVSIPVITVGRMLPEVGERMIAEGVTDFVAMGRQLLADPALVAKLKQGRTEQIRPCINCYVCVQENFWDATPICAVNPALGNETLVPFVRSAAPKHVVVVGAGPGGLETARVATERGHRVTVLDKTDRLGGTLWFSTLTTPDNERLLKWLTAEVARLGIDVRLGTEATAASIRALNPDVVVVATGAVRERPTVPGGDLPHVHTGDSMRALMTGAGDVSDQSSVLRVMGRLGKLAGITTSPRRIRDLSRRFLRFLPMAKDVVVIGGSLVGLELAEFMAERGSRVTLLAEGQQLGVPMAMPRRWTAVKHAREVGLEVHRNTTVERITRKTVEFTVGGETKSVRARMVVVASGVSAAAPLADELAGSGIDVRVVGDAGRVDYIEGAIHSAWKVATEL; this comes from the coding sequence GTGGCAGTCCCGAACCAGACCTATGCGCACCTTCTCTCCCCCGGCACCATCGGGCCGATCACCCTGGACAACCGCGTGGTGATGCCCGCCATGGACATGAACCTCTGCGAAGACGGGGAGATCGAGCAGGGTGACATCGACCATTTCGTCGCCCGAGCGGCCGGAGGCACCGGTCTGATCGTCACCGGATGCTGCGCGGTCGCCTATCCGGCGGGATGCGCCAGCACGAAGGAACCCGGCCTGTCCGAGGACCGGTTCATCCCCGGCCTCCGTGCACTGGCAGACGCCGTCCACGAAGCCGGCAGCAAACTGTGCGTGCAGATGGTGCACCACGGCAAGGTCGCGCGCATCGACACCCTGCAGGGCCGGCCGCAACTCGTGCCGAGCATCCCGAAGCCGCCGAGCGACATGAGCGCGATGGCCGATTGCACCCCCGCGGAACTGCAGCGCATGGCGTCGGTCCAGGGTGGTGTGCAGGCCGGCTACAACGAGGCCACCGAGAGCGACATCGAGTGGCTGGTCCGGATGTTCGCCGAGGCCGCTGGTCGGGTCGCCGTCGCCGGAGCGGATGCCGTCGAGATCCACGCCGCCCACAATTACGTGCTCGGCGCCTTCCTCAGCCGCTACACGAACCAGCGCACCGACGAGTACGGCGGGTCGCTGGAGAACCGGGCCCGGCTGACCTGCGAGGTGATCCGCGCGGTCAAGGCCGAGGTGGGCGACCGCCTCGCCGTCATCGTGCGCCTGGCCGGCCAGGAGTACGGCGAGTCGGAGGGGCTGACCGTCGAGGAATCCGCCGCTGCCGCAGTGCTGTTCGAGCAGGCCGGTGCCGACGCCCTGCACGTCACGGGAACCGCGCTCAATGCGTTCGCGAACTTCACCGATGGTCCCCTGCCGGACAAGGTCGGCTTCTATACCGCGGACGCCGAGGTCATCAAGCGCGCGGTGTCGATCCCCGTCATCACCGTCGGCCGCATGCTGCCGGAGGTCGGCGAGCGGATGATCGCCGAGGGCGTCACCGACTTCGTCGCGATGGGCCGTCAGTTGCTGGCCGACCCCGCGCTCGTCGCCAAGCTGAAGCAGGGGCGCACGGAGCAGATCCGCCCGTGCATCAACTGCTACGTGTGCGTGCAGGAGAACTTCTGGGATGCCACGCCGATCTGCGCGGTCAATCCGGCGCTCGGCAACGAGACGCTCGTGCCGTTCGTCCGCAGCGCGGCGCCGAAGCACGTCGTCGTGGTGGGTGCCGGGCCCGGTGGCCTCGAGACGGCGCGCGTCGCCACCGAGCGAGGACACCGCGTCACCGTCCTGGACAAGACCGACCGGCTGGGCGGGACCTTGTGGTTCTCGACCCTCACCACCCCCGACAACGAACGGCTGCTGAAGTGGCTGACGGCCGAGGTCGCCCGCCTCGGCATCGACGTGCGGCTCGGAACCGAGGCCACCGCCGCATCGATCCGTGCCCTGAATCCGGACGTGGTGGTCGTCGCGACGGGCGCGGTGCGGGAGCGTCCCACCGTGCCGGGCGGAGACCTGCCGCACGTGCACACCGGCGACAGCATGCGTGCGCTCATGACGGGCGCGGGCGACGTCTCCGACCAGTCGTCTGTGCTGCGGGTGATGGGCCGGTTGGGCAAGCTCGCGGGTATCACCACGAGCCCGCGGAGGATCCGCGATCTGAGCCGACGGTTCCTGCGTTTCCTGCCGATGGCGAAGGACGTGGTCGTGATCGGCGGGTCGCTCGTCGGCCTCGAACTGGCCGAGTTCATGGCCGAACGCGGCAGCCGGGTGACCCTGCTCGCCGAGGGGCAGCAGCTCGGAGTGCCGATGGCGATGCCGCGCCGCTGGACCGCCGTCAAGCACGCGCGCGAGGTGGGTCTCGAGGTGCACCGCAACACGACCGTCGAGCGCATCACGCGGAAGACGGTGGAGTTCACCGTCGGCGGGGAGACGAAGTCGGTGCGCGCCCGGATGGTCGTCGTCGCGTCCGGGGTGTCGGCGGCGGCACCGCTCGCCGACGAGCTGGCCGGCTCGGGCATCGACGTCCGGGTCGTCGGGGACGCCGGTCGGGTCGACTACATCGAGGGCGCCATCCACAGTGCATGGAAGGTCGCGACCGAGCTGTGA
- the bluB gene encoding 5,6-dimethylbenzimidazole synthase translates to MFSIEARDALYDIIRMRRDVRAEFSGERLDEDALMRILRAAHHAPSVGNTQPWDFVVVQDEQRLKEFAEHVAGCRQAFADSLPEDRKSTFDPIKIEGIVESRTGVVVTYDPERGGKHILGRHTIDESGLFSAVLAIQNLWLAATAEGLGVGWVSFYEEDFLADFVGVSAPARPIAWLCVGPVTRLQEVPDLERFGWRKGRPLEEAVHRDRFVGPGNQEA, encoded by the coding sequence ATGTTCAGCATCGAAGCGCGGGATGCGCTGTACGACATCATCCGCATGCGTCGCGACGTCCGTGCCGAATTCAGCGGGGAACGGCTCGACGAGGATGCGCTGATGCGCATCCTGCGGGCCGCCCACCACGCACCCAGCGTCGGCAACACCCAGCCCTGGGACTTCGTCGTCGTCCAGGACGAACAGCGCCTGAAGGAGTTCGCCGAGCACGTCGCCGGTTGCCGGCAGGCGTTCGCCGACTCCCTCCCCGAGGACCGGAAGAGCACCTTCGACCCCATCAAGATCGAAGGCATCGTCGAGTCCCGCACCGGGGTCGTCGTCACCTACGACCCCGAGCGCGGCGGCAAGCACATCCTCGGCCGGCACACCATCGACGAATCCGGCCTCTTCTCGGCCGTCCTGGCGATCCAGAACCTGTGGCTCGCCGCGACCGCCGAGGGCCTCGGCGTGGGTTGGGTGTCGTTCTACGAAGAGGATTTCCTCGCCGACTTCGTCGGAGTGAGCGCACCCGCGCGTCCCATCGCGTGGCTGTGCGTGGGGCCGGTCACCCGGCTCCAGGAAGTGCCCGATCTCGAACGGTTCGGCTGGCGCAAGGGTCGCCCGCTCGAAGAGGCGGTGCACCGCGACAGGTTCGTGGGACCGGGTAACCAGGAAGCCTGA
- a CDS encoding glutathione peroxidase encodes MTTPLQDIPINTLSGEPTNLGAYEGHAVLVVNVASKCGLTPQYTALEKLAQEYRDRGLFVVGVPCNQFMGQEPGTPEEIQEFCSTTYGVTFPLFEKIDVNGENRHPLYAELTKHPDASGEAGDIQWNFEKFLIAPDGTVAARFRPRTEPDAPEILDALEEILPA; translated from the coding sequence ATGACCACGCCTCTCCAGGACATCCCGATCAACACCCTCTCGGGTGAACCCACGAATCTCGGCGCGTACGAGGGCCACGCGGTTCTCGTCGTGAACGTCGCGTCCAAGTGCGGGCTGACCCCGCAGTACACGGCGCTCGAGAAGCTCGCTCAGGAGTACCGCGACCGCGGACTGTTCGTCGTGGGCGTGCCGTGCAACCAGTTCATGGGACAGGAACCCGGCACGCCGGAGGAGATCCAGGAGTTCTGCTCCACCACCTACGGGGTGACCTTCCCGCTGTTCGAGAAGATCGACGTCAACGGCGAGAACCGACATCCGCTCTACGCCGAGCTCACCAAGCACCCGGACGCTTCCGGGGAGGCCGGCGACATCCAGTGGAACTTCGAGAAGTTCCTCATCGCTCCCGACGGCACGGTCGCCGCGCGCTTCCGTCCCCGCACGGAACCGGATGCACCCGAGATCCTCGACGCCCTCGAAGAGATCCTGCCGGCCTGA
- a CDS encoding SRPBCC family protein codes for MRHSSGKKHASLSSRKSSGVAVKNRARFVDVRGRPALHFEREYPYPQERLWSAVTEPAELARWFPAAVDLELREGGTITFTDDPAAEPTTGTVLACEPRGSLAYTWEGDELWFTLNPTSQGCLFVFVNVLGDRETAAMVAAGWTVCLDEFDALLAGAPPSQKTDPETAWRPVYESYIAEGFPAGAPVPGQGGAAS; via the coding sequence ATGCGGCATAGTTCCGGGAAGAAGCACGCATCGCTCTCCAGCCGCAAATCTTCGGGGGTCGCTGTGAAGAACCGAGCTCGATTCGTCGATGTCCGAGGACGTCCCGCCCTCCATTTCGAGCGGGAGTACCCGTATCCGCAGGAACGATTGTGGAGCGCGGTGACAGAGCCGGCCGAACTCGCGCGATGGTTCCCCGCCGCCGTCGACCTCGAACTGCGCGAAGGCGGCACGATCACCTTCACCGACGATCCCGCCGCCGAGCCCACGACGGGCACCGTCCTGGCGTGCGAGCCGCGCGGCAGTCTCGCCTACACCTGGGAGGGCGACGAACTGTGGTTCACGCTGAACCCGACGTCGCAGGGCTGCCTGTTCGTCTTCGTCAACGTTCTCGGCGACCGGGAGACCGCCGCGATGGTCGCCGCGGGCTGGACGGTCTGCCTCGACGAGTTCGACGCATTACTGGCGGGCGCACCGCCGTCGCAGAAGACCGACCCGGAGACGGCATGGCGGCCGGTCTACGAGTCCTACATCGCAGAAGGGTTCCCGGCGGGTGCTCCCGTGCCGGGGCAAGGAGGGGCGGCCTCGTGA
- a CDS encoding cation:dicarboxylate symporter family transporter, with the protein MSTTTVRGEKRRDRTHWLYIGVIIAVVAGIAVGWLAPETGKSLGVLGTMFVDLIKMMISPVIFCTIVLGIGSVRAAASVGRIGGLALIYFVGMSTVALAIGLGVGNLLDPGSGLTLDPANAGSGAELAEKAHAAGGTVDFIASIIPTSLLSALTEGSVLQTLFVALLVGFALQGIGKSGEPILRGIGHLQKLVFRILTMILWLAPIGAFGAIANVVGQTGLSAVLQLGVLMIAFYLTCVVFVFGVLGSLLRAVSGVSVFKLVKYLAREYLLIFATSSSESALPRLIAKMEHLGVQRTTVGVVVPTGYSFNLDGTAIYLTMAALFVSDAMGSPLNMGEQLSLLLFMIVASKGAAGVTGAGLATLAGGLQSHRPDLLDGVGLIVGVDRFMSEARAVTNFSGNAIATLLIGTWTKSVDRERVDEVLSGRLPFDESMMVDDHVPAPEREPASLEKVSV; encoded by the coding sequence ATGAGCACCACAACCGTGCGTGGCGAGAAACGCCGCGACCGTACCCACTGGCTGTACATCGGCGTCATCATCGCCGTCGTCGCCGGTATCGCCGTCGGATGGCTGGCCCCCGAGACGGGCAAGTCGCTCGGTGTCCTCGGCACCATGTTCGTCGACCTGATCAAGATGATGATCAGCCCGGTGATCTTCTGCACCATCGTCCTCGGGATCGGGTCGGTCCGGGCAGCGGCGAGTGTCGGCCGGATCGGTGGACTCGCGCTGATCTACTTCGTGGGCATGTCGACCGTGGCACTCGCGATCGGTCTCGGCGTGGGCAACCTGCTCGATCCGGGCTCGGGGCTCACCCTCGATCCGGCCAACGCCGGTTCGGGTGCCGAACTCGCCGAGAAGGCGCATGCCGCCGGCGGCACGGTCGACTTCATCGCGTCGATCATCCCCACCTCCCTGTTGTCCGCACTGACCGAGGGCAGTGTCCTGCAGACCCTGTTCGTGGCGCTGCTCGTCGGCTTCGCGCTCCAGGGCATCGGCAAGTCGGGTGAACCGATCCTGCGTGGCATCGGCCACCTGCAGAAGCTGGTCTTCCGCATCCTGACGATGATCCTGTGGCTCGCCCCGATCGGTGCGTTCGGCGCCATCGCCAACGTCGTCGGTCAGACCGGACTGAGCGCGGTCCTGCAGCTCGGTGTACTGATGATCGCCTTCTACCTCACGTGTGTCGTGTTCGTCTTCGGTGTTCTCGGATCGCTGCTGCGCGCGGTCTCCGGTGTCTCGGTGTTCAAGCTCGTCAAGTACCTCGCCCGCGAGTACCTGCTCATCTTCGCGACGTCGTCGTCGGAGTCCGCGCTGCCGCGCCTGATCGCCAAGATGGAACACCTCGGTGTCCAGCGCACCACGGTCGGCGTGGTCGTGCCCACCGGTTACTCCTTCAACCTGGACGGCACCGCGATCTACCTGACGATGGCCGCCCTGTTCGTGTCCGACGCGATGGGCAGCCCCTTGAACATGGGCGAGCAGCTCTCGCTCCTGCTGTTCATGATCGTCGCCTCGAAGGGTGCGGCCGGGGTCACCGGTGCCGGTCTGGCGACGCTGGCCGGCGGTCTGCAGAGCCACCGCCCCGACCTGCTCGACGGCGTCGGTCTGATCGTCGGTGTCGACCGGTTCATGTCCGAGGCGCGTGCGGTCACCAACTTCTCCGGCAACGCCATCGCGACCCTGCTCATCGGCACGTGGACCAAGTCGGTGGACCGTGAACGGGTCGACGAGGTGCTCAGCGGACGGTTGCCGTTCGACGAGAGCATGATGGTCGACGACCATGTGCCCGCTCCCGAGCGCGAACCGGCGAGCTTGGAGAAGGTCTCCGTCTGA
- a CDS encoding sensor histidine kinase: protein MSVAGQLLILQLVVFTVVAIVAGALIVVDERRDADDATRRSVTDIAVTTAVFPEIAEGLLAPDPTAALQPRAEQIREATGVDFVVIVDPDGFRVTHPVPEQSGLPYTGHIDEARSGQPFSETYTGSLGPSIRTIAPVYDDGTLVGFVSVGVTRERIAENFVRSLPGIVGLVAAGLVVTAAGGYLIARRLRRQTLGLDPDQLRRMYEHHDAVLHSIGEGLLVFGGGAPEASPRVDVVNDEARRLLGLPPTGPVPFDSLPETLRELATTGEARDEVHLTRDRTLVVNSDAVNWNGRRIGTVVTLRDHTELRSVLGELDSVRGFAESLRAQAHESANRLHTIITMVELGRTEDAVAFATRELAVSQHLIDRLTGAVHEPALSALLLGKIDEAAERGVELTVTDDTELGPVPSIPARDIVTLVGNLIDNAIDASHASDDPWVEVTVRQDDSSMIVEVADSGPGMSPEVLARAMQRGYSTKSEQRGLGLALVAQVVTRHGGTLRTEPSLGSMIVAEIPFGDRP, encoded by the coding sequence ATGAGCGTGGCGGGCCAGCTGCTCATCCTTCAGTTGGTCGTGTTCACGGTGGTGGCGATCGTGGCGGGTGCGCTCATCGTCGTCGACGAACGCCGCGACGCCGACGACGCCACCCGTCGCAGCGTGACGGATATCGCAGTGACCACTGCGGTCTTCCCGGAGATCGCAGAGGGACTGCTCGCCCCCGACCCGACCGCTGCGCTCCAACCCCGCGCCGAACAGATCCGCGAGGCGACCGGCGTGGACTTCGTCGTGATCGTGGACCCGGACGGATTCCGCGTGACGCATCCGGTCCCGGAACAGAGCGGACTCCCGTACACCGGTCACATCGACGAGGCCCGGTCCGGGCAACCGTTCAGCGAGACGTACACGGGCAGCCTCGGACCGTCGATCCGCACCATCGCGCCGGTCTACGACGACGGCACGCTCGTCGGGTTCGTGTCGGTCGGGGTGACGCGAGAGAGGATCGCGGAGAACTTCGTGCGGAGCCTGCCGGGCATCGTCGGACTGGTGGCGGCCGGGCTCGTGGTCACCGCGGCGGGCGGATATCTGATCGCGCGGCGCCTGCGCCGTCAGACCCTCGGACTCGATCCCGACCAGCTGCGGCGCATGTACGAACACCACGACGCCGTCCTGCACTCGATCGGCGAAGGGCTGCTGGTGTTCGGCGGCGGAGCACCCGAGGCCTCACCACGGGTCGACGTCGTCAACGACGAGGCACGCCGCCTGCTCGGGCTTCCCCCGACCGGGCCGGTCCCCTTCGACAGCCTGCCCGAGACACTGCGCGAACTCGCGACCACCGGCGAGGCACGCGACGAGGTGCACCTGACGCGCGACCGTACCCTCGTCGTCAACAGCGACGCGGTGAACTGGAACGGGCGTCGCATCGGCACCGTCGTCACCCTCCGCGACCACACCGAGTTGCGCAGTGTCCTCGGTGAACTCGACTCGGTCCGCGGATTCGCCGAGTCGCTGCGGGCGCAAGCTCACGAGTCGGCAAACCGTCTGCACACCATCATCACGATGGTCGAACTCGGCCGGACGGAGGACGCGGTCGCATTCGCGACCCGGGAACTGGCGGTGTCCCAACACCTGATCGACAGGTTGACCGGCGCCGTCCACGAACCGGCGCTCTCGGCACTGCTGCTCGGCAAGATCGACGAGGCCGCCGAACGAGGTGTGGAACTGACCGTCACCGACGACACGGAACTGGGCCCCGTTCCGTCGATTCCGGCGCGCGATATCGTCACCCTCGTCGGGAATCTCATCGACAACGCCATCGACGCCTCCCATGCGTCGGACGATCCGTGGGTGGAGGTGACTGTGCGTCAGGATGATTCGTCGATGATCGTCGAGGTCGCCGACAGCGGGCCGGGGATGTCGCCGGAGGTGCTGGCCCGGGCCATGCAGCGCGGTTATTCCACCAAATCCGAGCAGCGCGGTCTCGGACTCGCACTCGTCGCGCAGGTCGTGACGCGTCACGGGGGAACCCTGCGCACCGAACCCTCACTGGGTTCGATGATCGTCGCCGAGATCCCCTTCGGGGACCGGCCGTGA
- a CDS encoding response regulator, with the protein MIRVLIVEDEPLIAEAHREYVGRVDGFEVVGVAHTGSDAVRAVASAARARTPVDLVLLDIGLPDTNGLEVAARLSAGRPSPDIIAVTSNRDLEVVRTAVARGVVLYLLKPFTFAALQDKLEQYVAYRSALRDAETAAGQHDIDRAMSALRTSSSRPSTPKGISPDTLSKITDYLHHADGPQTAAEVGSAVGVSRVTAWRYLERLADDGAATRLTEYGRAGRPQVRYELRR; encoded by the coding sequence GTGATCCGAGTACTGATCGTCGAGGACGAACCGCTCATCGCCGAGGCCCACCGCGAATATGTCGGCAGGGTGGACGGATTCGAGGTGGTGGGCGTCGCGCACACGGGCAGCGACGCCGTGCGGGCAGTCGCGTCGGCGGCGCGGGCGAGAACGCCGGTGGATCTGGTGTTGCTCGACATCGGACTCCCCGACACGAACGGACTCGAGGTCGCCGCGCGCCTGAGCGCCGGTCGCCCGAGCCCCGACATCATTGCCGTCACGTCGAACCGCGATCTGGAGGTCGTGCGAACGGCGGTCGCGCGGGGCGTCGTGTTGTATCTGCTCAAGCCGTTCACCTTCGCGGCACTGCAGGACAAGCTCGAACAGTACGTGGCCTACCGCTCGGCACTGCGCGACGCCGAGACCGCGGCGGGCCAGCACGATATCGATCGCGCGATGTCGGCCCTGCGCACGAGCAGTTCCCGTCCGTCCACTCCCAAAGGCATCTCCCCCGATACGCTGTCGAAGATCACCGATTATCTCCATCACGCCGACGGCCCGCAGACCGCGGCGGAAGTCGGATCGGCCGTGGGGGTCTCGCGCGTGACGGCGTGGCGTTATCTCGAACGGCTCGCCGACGACGGAGCCGCGACCCGCCTCACCGAATACGGCCGCGCCGGTCGCCCCCAGGTCCGATACGAACTGCGCAGGTGA